Genomic segment of Gloeocapsa sp. PCC 7428:
AAGGTGGTGGCGAACTTGCCAAGTTGCAACGCATTGATTTACGCGATCGCGATCCGCGTTTGGAACAGGTCAAAATCGATGTTGCGTGTAATTGGCACAATGTTTTGTGTGGCGCTAAAGGCGTCGCCCGCGTATTTGGTCCGCAAAAAGGTGCATCGCCGGAGATTGTCGAGCAATTAGCCCAAGCCCTTGATAATTATGCTGCGGTGATTGAAAGCGAAATGGGCATTGACGTCCGAGAAATGCCTGGAAGTGGTGCATCGGGTGGTTTAGGAACTGGATTGCACGTATTTTTAGGTGCTACACTTCACCCGCGTTATGACATTGTGATGCAGTACTTAGAACTTGATAGTTTACTTCAAGAAGCCGATTTAGTAATTACGGCGGAAGGTAGTATTGACTTTCAAACTCCACGCGGCAAAATTCCCGCAGAAGTTGCCCGACGTGCTAAAAATTACCAACTGCCCGTGATTGCTTTAGCAGGGACAATTGGTAAAGATGCAACAGTAAATTTAGAGCATGGCATTGATTCGTTTGAGAGCATTTTAGAGGCACCGTGTACGCTCAAAGATGCGATCGCACAAGCTCCTGAATTAGTCATAAATGCGGCTGAGCGCACTATGCGTTTACTACTCGTAGGGCAGCATCTTAAGTAGTATTGCCCTACTATTGTTACTTGCGACTCGTTAAACTAGCAGCATCAACGTTAATCAACGGTAGAGTACCGTTACCGCTCATTACGGTAGGAAAACGACCATCCCACTTTTCGATTGCTTGTTTTTGCAAAAGTTCTGGCGTGAGTGTCAGCCTTTGCAGTCTTTGGGCTTCGGCTTGTCCTTTAGCGCGGTTGACTTCGGCGATCGCCTCTTTGGAAGCTTTCAAAGCGATAAATTCGGCTTGTTTGGCTTCTTGTTCAGCAATTTGTTTTGATTCAATTGCTTTGCTAAACTCTGGCGAGAAGGCAAAATTCACAAGCGAAACATCATCAACAACAAGCCCATAATTGGCTAATCGACTTTCAAGTTGTTTGTCAATTTCTTCTTTTAAATCCGTTCTTTCGGTAATAATTTGTTCAGCCGTTTTTTTCGCCGTTGCTGCTTTTAGTACTTCAGAAACAGCCGGAGTAATAATACCAGCAACAATTTGTTCTTCATCGCCAACTTGCTGATAAACTTTATTTACTCTAGCCGGATCAATATGCCAATTCAGCGAAATTTCTGTGGTGACTTTTTGCAAATCTTTAGAAGCTGCATCAGAATTAAAACTACTTTCTTGCACGCGGACATTGATACTTCTAACAGTAGTCACAATCGGCATAATGGGGTGAATCCCCTCATCTAAAACGGTATCTTGGACTTTACCAAATCGCATGACGACACCTCTTTCACCAGCATTAACGATGGCAAAAGGTTTAAAGACAACTGCTGCAAGTACAAGAGCAACACCGCCTGTAAACAAAACTCCTGACTTGAGACTATCGATAGCACCAAATCTGGTTCGCATATTGTATGTTTGAGTAATTTAATAGCGAAAGTGAATAAATTGATGGAGCTTTTTTTTGCGCTGTTTTGGCAATAATCTACCCTTATAGAAGCTGAACTTATCTTTCGTTAATGTTCACTACAGTTAGTATCGCTGCTATTTAGGAAAAACTCAAAAAGTATAATCAAAACTTTATAAATACTTTAATGAAAATTCGCCAACATCATTCTTGGATACTCACAGTCGAAGAGGCGATCGCGCTTCAAGAAAAGTTAACAAAAGAAGTGATTACGGTAGATCAAATTCCGCAGCCAGTGCGGTATGTTGCTGGGGTAGATATGGGATTTGAATCGGCTGGAACAATTAGTCGCGCGGCTGTAGCTGTGTTGAGTTTTCCAGCGTTGCAATTGCAAGAGTATGCGATCGCGCGTCGCCCGACATCGTTTCCTTATATACCAGGATTGCTATCGTTTCGTGAAATTCCTGCGTTACTTGATGCTTTGGAAAAAATTAATACCACACCCGATTTAATTCTCTGCGATGGTCAAGGAATTGCGCATCCGCGCCGCTTGGGTATTGCCTCGCATTTGGGATTAATTTTAGATATGCCAACAATTGGTGTTGCGAAATCTTTGTTGGTTGGTAAACATCAAGAAGTGCCGAATATCAAAGGCAGCTGGCAACCTTTAATCCATCGCCAAGAGACGATTGGGGCAGCATTACGAACGCGTGTAGGTACAAAGCCAGTGTATATTTCGAGTGGTCATCGCGTGAGTTTACTGACAGCGATTGATTATGTTTTGCAATGTACGCCAAAATACCGCTTGCCAGAAACGACGCGAATTGCCGATAAGTTAAGTAAGAGCGATGATTGACGCTTTATTGATAAAGTTGGTGCGATTTGGAAACTTGGAGAAGCCCCCTAAATCCACGCCAGTTGCTACAACAAGGGAAACCTTACGGTCGGTTTGCTTAACGGAGGACACCTCTGCACGCAACCAACCTCCCGCACCGTAGTGGTTTCCCAAGCTTGGACTTTGAAAGGTTTGGAAACTTCTTAGCCAGGCTAGGAGATTAATTAAGGGACTTTATACCAATGAAGCAATTGCTAGTTACAAGATAGATGATACGAAAACTTTAAATTGAAATTTTTATCTATCAGAAGATAAGCAGACTAGTCTACAAAAATTTAGAAGTTGATTTTTGCCATCTCAGATCTATAATACGAGTTCCGTCTAGAGTACGATTAATATGTGTAGGGCAATCGACCTCAGTGCCAGCAAGCACAGCAGCAGAAGTCAAGTGTTCAGCTTCTAGTCTGCTCATACCTTTATTCATCAGTTGAGAGCGGTACTGCCCCTTTGCCGACTCAGAAGCATTTTCAACGCTCATATTAGCATTAACAATTGCTGAACAAGTGTTATTACCAATTGTTCTTGCAAAGTTGATTAATGCGATTTCAGAGCCGAAATAGGGAACATATCCATCTATTGCTCCTACACTAGCCAAGATAACTTTATAACATTGTGTTCCGCTTAGCCCTTGGCACTGGCTTGCGTTAGCTGAGGCTGTATAAATAAAAGTAGTTAGGATAGAAGTGAGGGCAAAAGTAGTTTTAATACTTTGAAGGAGACGGGACATTTACTTTTTTCTAGCAAGTAGTTGTTACGTATGCCAATTTTGGCAAAGCTACTTAACTGTTGTATTTGTTGTTACTACGGATTTTTGTTTCCTAAGTACAAATGATGTTCTAGTGCGGGTTTGAGCATTTATAGATGTGGTTTCCTTTACAAAAGTGCCGTTAGTTTGAAGAGTAGCTCTTGTTGACGGTAAAGGAAGTAGGGGTTTAAACGTAAGGGTTTACAGAGTCAGAGGGCGATAGTCGAAAGCCTAAGTAATTCCTTTGGCTTGCTACCCACTCAGAACACAACTTTGTTGAAGATATCCTTGTTTGCTACCATGAAATACCTGTAGAACTTACGCAGTTAATGTCATGCTGAACTAGCGTTTTGCATCTTTGAGGTTCTAGCGATCGCCTGCGGCAAAGCTACGCTACACTACGTGAACGCGGCGCTCACAATGACAAAATAGCATTCAAGTACGTAACTCCTGAATTAGCTAAATGCTTTTTCGGTAATAAAAGATAAAACTTCCTTCGTTAAAGAGATTTAAGATTTTTCGACTGAGATTGCCTCTACAATCCAAAAGTGACAAGCTAGCCAACTCGGAATAATGAATAGGGGATATTTAGGTAACGAGCGTTTGGGAAGTCGATTCGGTTTGATACCGTTGATGGGGTTAATGACAATAGTCGCTGTAGAAAGTGGCACAAAGCCTGCATCTCCTGCTGCAACTTTATCAAGTTGGCGCTTCGATCCTGCGGCAAATCAGTTAGAAATTACGCTAGAAGCAAAAACAACACCTAATTACTTTTTGCTCGATCAGCCGTTACGGATTGTTCTTGATTTACCGAACACGCAGTTAGGAAAAGTCGCGACACAACAAGATTATACTGGGGCAGTTCGTCAAGTTCGCGTTTCGCAGTTTGATAAAAATGTGACGCGGATTGTTTTAGAACTTGCGCCCGATACTATTTTAAATACAGGGCAAATGGTGCAGCTACAACGCACAACACCGCAAGCGGCTACAGGCGATCGCTGGGTATTACGTCCCCAAATTGCGCGTGAAACGTCACTTCCTACTACACTACCGCCCGCAACGCCTCCTAGCCCCCAACAGCCCGTCGTTAGCGTACCACCGTTACAACCATCGCCTACCGCGAGTTCTGCACCCAACGAACTAATTATTGATTTTGGGCAACCGTTACCTACAACTGCGCCAAGCGTTACACCGCCAACTCCCCCTAGTAATGTTACAGCACCTGTTATCGTTGTTCCTGCGAGTCCTGCACCACTTCCTAATACGGCTTTACCCAATACGGCGATGTTGAGTAGACAGTCACCCGATGTTCTATTACTCGCAGGTACAAGGCTTAACCTTCGCTACGCTGGTGAATCACCGTTACTTCTCAAAGCAGGCGTTCCCCAACCTGCAAAAATGGTTCTTGCAGAAGATGTTCGCGATCGCAATCTGAATGCTCAAAGTGTCGTTATCGATAATTTAATCGCCCCCGCCGGTACGACAGTGACTGGAGAATTTGAAACTGATACTCGTGGTAGCCGCTTTGTGGCGCAGGCGATCGCGCTTCAAGGTCAAAATTTGCCTTTAGCGGCTGAATCAGGTGTTCTTGACGCCGCTGATAAAGTCGCTGCTGCTAACGCGACAACGATAGAACCAGGCAAAATTGTCCAAATTCGCTTAACTCAAGACCTCATAAAAATTTAATTGTGAGTAACGGAACAATGATGACCCGTTACCCTATCCAGTCATTAAAACCTTTGTGTTTCTTGAGGTACAACTGCTCCTGGTTGATTTAAGTAGAAGTTCTTGGCAGCATCATTTTGATAAACGCAACTAATTTCCGGCGAACTTCCCAAGTCGCCCGTAAACGCAAATGTATTCATGCGCTGTTTACAATCGCGTACTTGGTCTGATGTTACTAGCCTTCGTTGCACCAGAAGATCCCAATTGCTCGTCCGCAGAACGCATCCAGGTCTTAGACTAGGTTGCGCAACATAGACATTGAATGGATTGAGCGAGACAAACAAACGCGTATCCAACTCCATCGCGCTAGCCCCATACTGTACGCATAACTCAGGATTAGGCGCAGTCTGATCGATAAATTCGCGGGAAACAACGTTACCAGGGCTAAGTGTCGTTGTCGTGCTAAAGGCAATACCAATGCCAATTCCTAAAATAAAAACCCCCGCTAGCACAAAGATCGAGGTGTAGTTTAAAGCTGTGGATACAAAGCCAGGAGATTTAGTTTCAGGAGTTCTAGTATATTTACGTTTCATCTTTGCTCGGTTATGCCAGTTACTAAATAGATAGTATGACGATCTTATTCTCGCAATAGTTTAGGGCAAGCGGGGTGCTTGGATCGCGTGCGCGAGATGCACTGTTTTTACATTAGATGTAAATTAATTAACACAACTTTATGTCTCAACAACAGTGAATTCTCAAAGCTCACGACAACTTGGTAAAACAAATCAGTTTTCTCAATGGCGATCGCTCATTGCAGATAGCCTCACGGTGTTTTGGGGTGATTGGTTGAAGTTGCGCGTACGCATTGCCCAAATAGCAGCCTCTGGGTTAGTGTCACCACTGATTTATATTTTAGCTTTTGGGCTAGGTTTGGGTAG
This window contains:
- a CDS encoding glycerate kinase, with product MSLRILIAPSGFKESLEADQVADCIATGVLRALPDAEIQKAPLVDGGEGFTKALVAATDGTLHNITVTGPVGQPVASHFGFLGNTQVKTAVLEMAAAAGLRLVPPEVRNPLITTTYGVGELIKAALDRGAERILIGCGDSGTNDGGAGMAQALGIHFLDADGQELGKGGGELAKLQRIDLRDRDPRLEQVKIDVACNWHNVLCGAKGVARVFGPQKGASPEIVEQLAQALDNYAAVIESEMGIDVREMPGSGASGGLGTGLHVFLGATLHPRYDIVMQYLELDSLLQEADLVITAEGSIDFQTPRGKIPAEVARRAKNYQLPVIALAGTIGKDATVNLEHGIDSFESILEAPCTLKDAIAQAPELVINAAERTMRLLLVGQHLK
- a CDS encoding prohibitin family protein, with amino-acid sequence MRTRFGAIDSLKSGVLFTGGVALVLAAVVFKPFAIVNAGERGVVMRFGKVQDTVLDEGIHPIMPIVTTVRSINVRVQESSFNSDAASKDLQKVTTEISLNWHIDPARVNKVYQQVGDEEQIVAGIITPAVSEVLKAATAKKTAEQIITERTDLKEEIDKQLESRLANYGLVVDDVSLVNFAFSPEFSKAIESKQIAEQEAKQAEFIALKASKEAIAEVNRAKGQAEAQRLQRLTLTPELLQKQAIEKWDGRFPTVMSGNGTLPLINVDAASLTSRK
- the nfi gene encoding deoxyribonuclease V (cleaves DNA at apurinic or apyrimidinic sites), producing the protein MKIRQHHSWILTVEEAIALQEKLTKEVITVDQIPQPVRYVAGVDMGFESAGTISRAAVAVLSFPALQLQEYAIARRPTSFPYIPGLLSFREIPALLDALEKINTTPDLILCDGQGIAHPRRLGIASHLGLILDMPTIGVAKSLLVGKHQEVPNIKGSWQPLIHRQETIGAALRTRVGTKPVYISSGHRVSLLTAIDYVLQCTPKYRLPETTRIADKLSKSDD
- a CDS encoding AMIN domain-containing protein; amino-acid sequence: MNRGYLGNERLGSRFGLIPLMGLMTIVAVESGTKPASPAATLSSWRFDPAANQLEITLEAKTTPNYFLLDQPLRIVLDLPNTQLGKVATQQDYTGAVRQVRVSQFDKNVTRIVLELAPDTILNTGQMVQLQRTTPQAATGDRWVLRPQIARETSLPTTLPPATPPSPQQPVVSVPPLQPSPTASSAPNELIIDFGQPLPTTAPSVTPPTPPSNVTAPVIVVPASPAPLPNTALPNTAMLSRQSPDVLLLAGTRLNLRYAGESPLLLKAGVPQPAKMVLAEDVRDRNLNAQSVVIDNLIAPAGTTVTGEFETDTRGSRFVAQAIALQGQNLPLAAESGVLDAADKVAAANATTIEPGKIVQIRLTQDLIKI
- a CDS encoding DUF3172 domain-containing protein produces the protein MKRKYTRTPETKSPGFVSTALNYTSIFVLAGVFILGIGIGIAFSTTTTLSPGNVVSREFIDQTAPNPELCVQYGASAMELDTRLFVSLNPFNVYVAQPSLRPGCVLRTSNWDLLVQRRLVTSDQVRDCKQRMNTFAFTGDLGSSPEISCVYQNDAAKNFYLNQPGAVVPQETQRF